A part of Solibacillus sp. FSL H8-0538 genomic DNA contains:
- a CDS encoding MBOAT family O-acyltransferase, with amino-acid sequence MSFISIEFLLFLAIIVFTYYLIPHRLRWILLLVASYVFYAILSIQFIPLLLASTAFTYFTGIIIEKQETRKQKKKVMLVGISVLLFFLGWFKYFNFVNDSLRAIAKYMNWNFTVPYQEIVLPLAISFYTFQAVSYLVDIYYGKQKAERHYGYFSIFFAFFPQLVAGPIERAKKLLPQFKVEQNFNYENLTYGMKRIAWGFFKKTLIADRLAPIVSSVFDSPNPTGSQIVLATILFSIQLFADFSACSDIAIGCARMLGINLTENFKQPHFAVSISDFWSRWHITLSTWLRDYIFVPLCKGKKKRSEIYLAIVITFLVSGIWHGAAWTFVLWGLIHGFYRVFGDYTKHFREKMASFIQLDRSPVLHKWMKISITFLLVCFSRVFFRSDSVTHAFENAQLFLTINSWRPSGIIKAFEIFSLLDLVIFIFFFIIVQIFQYIERKNVSTWEWLSQRSIFARFAFYIFIIVSVLIFGVSGEGFVYGGF; translated from the coding sequence ATGAGTTTTATATCAATTGAGTTTCTTCTATTTCTCGCAATAATCGTTTTTACGTATTATTTAATCCCACATCGATTGAGATGGATTCTTTTATTAGTAGCAAGTTACGTTTTTTACGCTATCTTGAGTATCCAATTTATACCGTTACTACTTGCAAGCACAGCTTTTACTTATTTTACTGGAATTATAATTGAAAAACAGGAGACAAGAAAACAGAAGAAAAAAGTCATGCTAGTTGGTATTTCCGTATTATTATTTTTTCTCGGTTGGTTTAAATATTTTAATTTTGTAAATGACTCACTTCGAGCGATTGCAAAATACATGAATTGGAATTTTACCGTACCATACCAAGAAATTGTCCTGCCATTAGCCATTTCTTTTTATACATTTCAGGCAGTAAGTTATCTTGTGGATATCTACTATGGAAAGCAAAAGGCAGAAAGACATTACGGTTATTTTTCGATATTTTTTGCATTTTTTCCACAGTTGGTTGCTGGGCCGATTGAACGTGCTAAGAAATTACTTCCGCAATTTAAAGTTGAACAGAATTTTAATTATGAAAATTTAACCTATGGGATGAAGCGAATCGCATGGGGTTTTTTTAAGAAGACATTAATTGCAGATCGACTAGCTCCAATTGTATCAAGTGTTTTCGATAGTCCTAACCCGACTGGTTCACAAATCGTACTAGCTACTATTCTATTCTCGATACAATTGTTCGCTGATTTTTCAGCATGCAGTGACATTGCCATCGGTTGTGCAAGAATGCTGGGGATAAATTTGACAGAAAACTTTAAGCAACCGCACTTTGCTGTTTCGATATCGGATTTTTGGAGTAGATGGCATATAACGCTCTCTACATGGCTCAGGGACTATATCTTTGTCCCGTTATGTAAGGGGAAAAAGAAGAGAAGTGAAATTTATTTAGCAATTGTGATTACTTTTTTAGTAAGCGGCATTTGGCACGGAGCCGCTTGGACTTTTGTTTTATGGGGTCTAATTCATGGGTTTTATCGCGTGTTTGGAGATTATACAAAACATTTTCGTGAAAAAATGGCTTCATTTATTCAATTGGATAGAAGTCCAGTGCTGCATAAATGGATGAAAATTTCTATAACTTTCCTGCTAGTTTGCTTTTCTAGAGTTTTTTTTCGATCGGATTCCGTTACACATGCATTTGAAAATGCACAGCTTTTCTTAACAATTAACTCCTGGAGACCATCGGGAATTATTAAAGCATTTGAAATATTTTCGCTACTAGATTTAGTGATTTTCATTTTTTTCTTTATTATTGTACAAATATTTCAGTATATCGAAAGAAAAAATGTTTCAACATGGGAATGGCTTTCGCAGCGCTCGATATTCGCTAGATTTGCATTTTATATTTTTATCATTGTTTCAGTCCTTATATTCGGTGTTTCGGGTGAGGGGTTTGTTTATGGTGGATTTTAA